The Thermosynechococcus sp. genome has a segment encoding these proteins:
- the rpsB gene encoding 30S ribosomal protein S2, whose product MAVLSLAQMLEAGVHFGHQARRWNPRMAPYIFTVRNGVHIIDLVQTAQLVDEAYNYIRNAAEKGKRFLFIGTKRQAAGIVEQEALRCGSYYVNQRWLGGMLTNWSTIKTRVDRLKELESMEENGLIDLRPKQEASALRRELARLQKYLGGIKQMRRLPDVAIIVDVKREYNAVAECHKLGIPIVALLDTNCDPTQVDIPIPANDDAIRSIKLIVGKLADAIYEGRHGQLEEPEADLAEEDDDGMTASDDGDAEALDIPDDSDA is encoded by the coding sequence ATGGCAGTTCTTAGCCTTGCCCAAATGCTGGAGGCAGGGGTTCATTTTGGCCACCAAGCCCGCCGCTGGAACCCCCGGATGGCACCCTACATCTTCACAGTTCGCAATGGGGTGCACATCATTGACCTCGTGCAAACCGCTCAATTGGTGGATGAAGCCTACAACTACATCCGCAACGCTGCTGAAAAAGGCAAGCGCTTTTTGTTTATCGGTACCAAGCGTCAAGCCGCCGGCATTGTCGAACAGGAAGCGCTCCGCTGCGGCAGCTACTACGTCAACCAGCGCTGGCTGGGGGGAATGCTCACCAACTGGAGTACCATCAAAACCCGTGTCGATCGCCTCAAGGAATTAGAAAGCATGGAGGAAAACGGCCTCATTGATCTGCGGCCCAAACAGGAGGCCTCAGCCCTGCGGCGAGAACTGGCACGCCTCCAAAAATACCTTGGTGGGATCAAACAAATGCGGCGGCTGCCCGATGTCGCGATTATTGTGGATGTCAAGCGGGAGTACAACGCCGTTGCCGAATGTCACAAATTAGGAATTCCTATCGTGGCACTGCTAGATACCAACTGTGACCCCACCCAAGTGGATATTCCCATCCCCGCTAATGATGATGCCATCCGTTCGATTAAGCTGATTGTGGGCAAACTGGCCGATGCCATTTACGAAGGCCGCCATGGTCAGTTGGAGGAACCCGAAGCGGATCTCGCTGAGGAGGACGACGATGGGATGACCGCCAGCGACGATGGCGATGCCGAAGCTCTAGATATTCCAGATGACTCTGACGCTTAA